In the Argiope bruennichi chromosome 8, qqArgBrue1.1, whole genome shotgun sequence genome, AAGTTTCAATTCGGGGGGCGGGGGTGATTATAAATACGATATTATTCATTGACctgcaaatttaaagaaaagaagtaaaTAGAGTCAGATGCTCGTTATAGTAGAAATCGATTCTCATTCTTTGTAATATTAGTATTCTAATCTTAATAGTATTCTAAGAATACTATTAAGTAatcacaataaaattattcatttacctGTATATGTATCAGGGGTTTAATCGAATGTTCATCATCGAAGAACGAGGTAGGAATTGAAGTTGGTTCTTGAGGGCCAAGACTAACACAATCGTAACTTCTCCTAAGAGGAACGTTCTATTGTTAAACTGGAAGCAAATGGAATCCATTACATTGTTATACCCATCAGAGAACTTCTGGTAACTTCTCAATTATAAATTGCTGGTCTCGCTCCTTTCTCAGAGAACATATTATTACATGTAAGAAATTGGGAAGAATgtgtataatgaataaatattttgttagatcAGTTACAGGTTTTCCAAAGGAATGCTATTTTGTTTCTGTTTCTTACTTTTGCACCAATTTGTTTGACCCATTTTTGACCCTGTGAGTTAACTAGGCGAAATTTTCAAAGGAAAgcaccattattttttattttcttgtacaggaactaaacaatataatatatcataaccataaaaaaatttggCCTCGAGACTTTAATCagtatctatattttatgtcTTTCCGAGTCTGTTCAACCCAAGGAATTAAATATGTAGCAGAGTGAGTGAGcctcatttatataattaaactgttaaatttgttgtttttatattttgtcaaatattccTCCCAAAACTGGATTCTCTAAACTAGATAATCTTCATTGAGATATACTCTGTTGGTTTGTAACCTTCCTATTTAAATCGTTTTAAAGTATGATGGATAAcacttattgtaatttttatttccggCTAAGAGAATGATGAGAGTTTCTCATCTGTGATACGCGTAACCCTGCAGGCACGCGACTagagtttatacaaaaaccgactttttgagaAACCTGTCtacgaattcaatatttccaaaaaaccagttttagccggttttcaaattttttttttttttttttttttttgcaaaaaaagaaaaaagaaagaaagaaaaaaaagaatacggaagaatattttatttgatttatataaaacaacaaaaaacaaaatcaatatcaaagtcaaaatattaaaaaaaattaaggattacatcGACATACTACTTACTCAAAAATAACctaaactcaaacaaaaatttcaaataatatttgtattattttcactcattttaatttctcttaagaaaacaggatttttaaaaacataagatATCCATTGAACagtggctaagtcttgttcttatatTGGgcacaatattttagaaaattgaaaatattcattcactagctactgagcttcgttttatagttttcatggcatcaaataaaatttttttgttcttttactctttgcctcaaataataaaaattcagctttcagtgtctttggatttgtaagttttacttcagggtcttcaagaaacttatggattgatttttccatggcttctttttaaaaagcatcactctgatgagtagtttcttcaattttctcttcatcagaatcgatttccacataagaatttggaaatattctagacagtatctttccagataactcaataatttcggtttttgaagctaaagaaagtacactagatttcttcgctgaactagaaatgttttgtggattttgcaaatgaagcaaaagagttgctaattctacttgtcttctttcttgagtttgttcttttaaagcatataataatttcaaacttatttgtGTGTAAagttttagttcatttaacagaaattcaaatacaccttcaattgttaataaattgtcatctcgtcgccctaagccttcagctgctagatgAATCGATCccaactgataaaaatatttgtttgttttttgaagaGGAATATCTAGATgttccggaaaaccggttttcttaatttaaaaaccggtttacaaatgtgacaaatttactttaaaaaaccggttttttaaaaccggattTGAAAAACCGACAAACCCTACATGCGACAGATGAGCAATGACTAAATATCTGGATACTGGAGAAGAGCACGAAGGATTTAAGTAAAAAGAATTCCCGAAGCtcgtttgaattaaaaattgcaaatccGATTTTCCTACTCGCGAAATAAGGAAACAGATGGAGCAGATTAAGACAGTGactaattaataattgatttttaccaATCCTTCACATAATCAATCATATTATACATCAAGCACTTATATCCCCTCGAAAGTTATTCTATCGTAGATACCCTGtcccttctttttcttttgtatttaaggTTAAacagggagggggggggagactGAGAAATCCCGAGTCTTCATAACCTTTCTTATttcaatgctttaatttaaaacacgTTTAAAAGAAACCATCACTAATTAATTACCAGAATGAGTAATTGttgattttatcataaatttatgcGAAATGACTTCAGTACTGTTTACTTTTGATCTACCGTTGAATTAATTTCTTCGAGTATGTTGATTTATTTCCTGAATCacttatattaaagtatttaatgctTTGTAGTTCCCTTCTTAAACCACtcaacgaataaaaatattaattaaaaattaaattgatacttCAATTTAAGTGGCGAGGAAGTCAACTACCATAAAAGAGTTTTAACTTTTATAGTAAGTCGAATAGAatggaaaaataagttttatagaTAGGATTAACACTTCGttagatatgcatttttttaaacaaatgtggTCACTCTGTATCTGTCAAATACACCTGTATATATTGTTAACATTAGTAAAtcaaccatctgactctccgacccccCACGAAGACACaaggatttaaaccataaaactgaatgactgaaTGAAACCGCAACAgcacactggcgggaactgtgggtgtatcctaagggccatcaccggtcacattacaaccctccccgaaggaagtacgtcctgtcatcaaTGGGatgagtcagatcccccacctatttgtgtaacttccagggtggcgagattcaaccaccatgccggaagcatctcatccttatttcgaggtgtcccccccTGGGGTTAtgttaacattaataaataatatagcttagtaatagaaaaatataggtatataaatagaatttaaagtaagcacaataattttttttctaaggaagatagcataaaagaaatttttttcagacatAACATCATTTagttactgaaaaaaaagaagcaatgttAAGTAAAGTGGAGACATTTAAGTCTTGCTAAAAAGCGATTAGCTTtatcaatgaaaacattttgaacaggtggcggcatcttttttttttttttttttttttttttttgaagagggATATATCACTGGAGGGTGCTCAAAAATAACAAGACAACTCAAGGAGTACGtgtctataaaatatttagaaacgttctgtaaataatacatttccaatactttttctttgtgatCTACCTCATACGACGATTCTGTATTCCGGAATATTATCTCTGGACTTAAGTATAAAATTCCCTTTATCCGTCTTATCTTTAACCTGTCTTACAATGTCTTATTTGGTGGACCATTCCGAAATTCTCTCCGAGatctctttctttatattttcaatgtattttcatACTTCCATTATTTCCACTTCATAAAATCtactaaaataataaagacaTTGTTCCGCCAACAAACAAATGGTGATACCATTTTCTTACAACACCTTTGTTCCTTTCCAACATTTTGTTCGTCTTTTCctataactttattttgaataattttttgacgTCAATCACTTACGCACGACTTGAAATGCAAGTCATTATGGTTTATTTGTTGTTCTTATAGCTTTTTTCTGATGTGCTTATgagtatttgtatgaaatttaaaattatctaaattggAACTGTACCTTGTTATTCGTTCTAGCAAACAGGTGTATTCCTTTTTAATCAaagaagaaattacttttatatttttgtaatggtTTTGGATTTATGAAATAAGGTTTGGGAAATTAGTAATAAGATTTTTGAATCTTATAATAAGACTATTCCAggtattgttttatattaaatatacgcCAAATTTTTGCATTGTGTGGTAAATgatagattatatttataatatatcaaataataatataaattctgaataaataaatctgattCAAACTTCTAGGCCGAAACAACATAACACAGTAACGTTTTGTGTTTAATTCGCCTGACTTGATTGCTTCAGCAGTTGCAATCTGTGCGTAGCgacttttacattatttacagaAAAGGTGCAGCTAAATTTCCATCATGTTAAAAAGcattaagtattttgaaatatgttaaagaGTTAGttagaaataagttaaaaaaagcgTAATATTCATTTTGATCAATCGCATTAGAGCTTCCAAAATAGTCATTTTGATTAATCATTATTTTGTTGTTTCCTGCGCTCTAATGTAAAGGAAAAACAGCGTTGAAAcattgtgtttaaaataaatttttgaaaaaaatcagtaaaattaaagaacagaTTCTGTGGAAATAAAATTGGCACCAGCAAAAAGtcaatttctttatgtattttaaaggggtgcgaaaataatttttttacgattttatcccccaaaattattgagaaaaaaatgttaaaatattgactaaatttataactgaaataaatttcgaactcTCCGCTTTCTTAAGAAGCAATTATTCAAGAAGTAACTACTAAATTAAGTAGTTCTAGGCCTAAATTATCTTCTGAATAGAACGTTTTGAAGGATTTTTGGATTGCGCATGCCTAATAGAGAAATTTATGAATTGTATACCAATCTATAACAGAGCAATTTATGAATTGTATGCCAACCTATAATTATTATCATGTTAAAGGGTTACATGAAAAGAAGTTATTCTTTGTCGATTTTAGGATGATTTATCTGCGACAATTTTCTATCCTATTTAGTTTCTGAACAGTATTGAAATTGGTAGAaacgactgaaaaaaaaaagaaatttgaaacattctagcatgataatattttaagtttcgtttgtctatttttgttttattcttaaaatgtactcttaatgatataataatgattatattcATACAAAACATGCAGTTAACATCAACgcaatatatgtataaatttagtaacaaaaatgatgaaaagtattgctgtaaaatatacttaaaacattaaaaaataattaaaatagagaaagcaacaacaacaacaacaacaacaacaataaaaaactgGAATAATATCTTTTGGCAtaccttttgaattttaaaatagtatatatatgatttttcacacacacacatatatatatatatatatatatatatatatatatatatatatatataattattgaagacaaacttaatttgaattttgatgaattctaaagcaagaaattaaaattttagcaaaatatctGTTAGAGTGGATTTGTTTTTACGAAATAACTACATACTAAATGTGATAATTCTCTGTCCATCGGTCTGCCTGTAAAGCATTTCGAAGAACTCTGCCAGCATGATTCAAGTGATAGATAATTTGCCAATCAAAGAACATTACTTGTTGACAGGAGGTGTGGAATTTTGGTGTAGTTTTCTACAGTACCACACACATGTTCTGAATTATTTCTGATGATATGACAAAAAAAGTACAGATAATAAATACACCAATCAATAAACATTATCTTGTTGACAGGAGGTGTGGTATTTTGATGTTGTTTTCTACGATGTCAAAGacgtgttttaaattatttttgatgatatgACAGAAAAAACGCAGATAATATACCAATCtatgaatattatattctttacagGAGGTGTGGATGTTTAATGATGCGTCTACCAATACCATTCttgttctaaactatttttgatgataaaacagaaaaaatactcTTTCTTATTATATAGAGTCTTCACAATTGTGACAAAAAGACTTggggattttaaatttttcataagtttCCAAAGTGCATGGAGTTCTAGAGTGAAATTGTTGTCTCGTATTGatttgctaaattatttaaaatattgcaaaatgatGCCAGTGTTTTTCTTTATgccattataaatatgaaaacttttgataTTAACGATGCCATTAGAGATACGATGTCCTTTGATGATTTGACTCCTACATGAAATTGATGTTATTATTGTGGACATCAGTCTGAGAAGAGGAAAACATTGCATTTAGAAAACAGTCTGAAAACTCTATTTTAGTTGACTCTGTGAACAAAAACGCTCGATCAATAGAGACAATGTCATTGCAGATTCACACAATAGGGCATCCGTACTTGTCGTTGCTACACGAAACGTTTATTTAGGTCagggtttcctttttttttgatatttgccTTCCATTTCGATGAAAGCCAATACTCTGGAACAATAACTACAAGGCTGCATTTCTCATAAGTTTTACCTGTACAAAGCTCTTTACGTTTTCTGTTTTCCTTTTAACACTAATAAAACCCCTTTAACTttgggattttgatgaatctccacgttttagatcatcctgagtttaaaaaaaagcaaattttcgaTTATGTTTTGTTATCTGTAAGCAtcataatttaaacatataaactaggcgaatgattaaaatttccaaaatgactaatttcaatcaaattttgaatgtaatcgTCCCTAGGAAGTTTGTTTGGCTATCAGTTTGTGAAAATGTTAACATAATAGTTAGCAAacacaataaaacaaatttgagaaattattttgatcCCTAAAATTTCAGATATGTATAAAGTTTTTACAAAATCCGTCGAAGCTGCTGATTGTTTGTCTTTtgtgaaatctattatttaagTAGGAAGCTAGATGGATGTATTttagtaagttatttttttaattaaaatgtagatCTATGTGAAAGATCTAAAAAGAACCGTCAAAGGTTCAATGACAATGATACAGACATATATACGgtatattattagataaaaagtaAGTTCAAAGTTTTATTCTATGCATTCGGCAAGAGTTCTATTCATTAGGTGTTTTatagtctttaaaaattacttcaaaatcatactcatccaattatttttaagatttcaggtttttttatataagattctCTCTCGAGATTTTACAATTTCATTCTGCTGGATACCATCCCATGAGGGATATATGTAGTAATGAGCAGGCTGAAAAGAGCGTCAAATTTGCagctctttttttttagaaacacgCATTCCTGCATGCGATTTGAAGAAACAGACAAAGCGCTGTTTTTATATCCTCTAGCAAACTCAATGGTATTCGAACTTCTTCTTGTAAGCATTCGTACTTGTAAGCCTATCATAGAAAATTGATCTtctttaaataatcgaaaaaatgaCACAGTTTTAACTCATCTGAGAATCGGTCACATTAGGTTCACACATAAACAGCtattattaaatgatcaattgccGATGTGTCCACACATGGTAACTGTGGAGCAATCGTTTATCATATCCTTATAGAATGTCCTTATAGTTATTTTCGAAAGCATTTACCATTTTCATCTGATGTGCGAGGACAAGCAGTACTTTTCCCTTTATATATGCAAACATCTACGAATTTCTTGCATGAACTGCAAATCTGTTTATGACAAGGTGGCTTTCTGTCGACTTTTCAACGAAATACAAGCTACAAAACAACAACGGATTCTCTTTTTGTATAATGCAGCatacaaaatgatttttccaAACTTATCACCATTTTCTTGTAAACAAAAAACACTGTCTGTTGTTCCGGGATAATtcgaatgcaaaaaataaaatttcgaacttTCCTCTTTGCAATGATGTTGTTTATCTACAgcctttaattagaaataaacattttgaaacagttccttctttttttaaataaccttgtatattttattaagcCAAATTTATCACCACTCTATGTGAGTTTTCAGTTTACAAATTACGTTCAAAATAATGAACATCTGTTTAAGATTAAGTCTAGTATTGGAAATTTCCTcgctatttattaaatattatgtaatgtaTGAAggttgtataataatttttctctcagTACTTTACAAGATAGAAGCGACATGAAAAGGAAATCTACCggcaagttaaaataaatattttacggcGTATTATGTGTAAAAAGGACGAAAATTTCAACAGCAGTTGTTAAAAATGGCAAAAACCTCATTAGTAGAACAAAATGTTTAGTTGaattggggaaaaataatatacaattcaaaaaatCCCATTTGATGTGTCACCGCGAATTTAACAAACGCTTACATGGATTGTAGATTGGTCGTGTTGCAACTTACAGGAAAGATTTATtagaatgaaatctttttaaacttatcgttcaaatttGAAAAACGATGAGTTCGCTTATCTCTAGGATAATAGATCTCTCAATTTTTACTCTTTCTGttcgaaaaaataagaaaagtttcgatatttataagaaattcagtTAGGGTCATACTTCGAACTTAGGTGGTTGCTTAGTCACGTTAGAACTTAGTCACGTCGCAGAGGACAGAAGCAATGCAGAATAAACTTTGCAGGCCTCTTAGGCAATACAAGGTTCAATACAAGGCTTTTCCGACATTGCATTTCAATTTAATCTCTgtataagcagtttttaaatatatatatgataaacaggaataacaaaacatttaactaCGAGCGGTCTACAAGAGAATTAATTTCCgtctttcgaaaaaaaattaaaatcgaaagttatttcaacaaaataataagggaaaaaaaacatcgcacaactttttttattgcattataaacaTTCACAGTTTGCCAGGGATATTCACTTGCAGGAATTTAGAAACAGCAAGAAAAAGAAAGGGACCTCGCTAATTTGCAAGtgattttggaaacatggaaaaaatcttaagaataacGTTTGAAATTTAAgtgatatttgaataatttaatctaaatatattcaagaatctgaaaaaaaacccctaaaaataattgattaaaaaatatggcaatattttttttccaagactGATAGATGTCTTGAAAAAGACCCTTGAGACTTCGGGGCCCACGGAAATTGATTATCTTCTCTATTTGATAATCCAGCCTTAGACGAAAGTTCTATAGGGTATAAGGGACTtaacttttgacttttttttttcgttatctattcgcaattcaaaaatattgggGTCCGTCCGGACTTGTGTAGTCTCATTGTAGTAGTCTTGCCCATTTTTAGTTGAAacattaacttttcaaaaattttgaaatctaagcACAAATAGCTTGCAGGTATTAACACAAccgggaaataaaaatattccagaaaatttctatttcttaatcGAAAATTATACCGAAAATATGATTGTATAAGCGTAAAACTAATTGTAACACAATTGACTgcttaaaaatgtaatcaattttgaaaaagtcTAGTATCGAAATTTCTTTCTACAAAATTCTACGAAAGGATATGTCGGACTTTTTTCCCCGATTGCACTTCAGTGTTCAATCTgtgataatggaaaaatataaatatttattaaatgatttttaattaaattcttacaatGCTAAAGCAtataacaaatagaatttttagaccTAAATACGcttaagttcttaaaatatattatatgtgtaTATCCAAACGTGTATCTTGTTGTGGAAATTTTATCCAGCATTAATTTATTTGCGTTTCAATCATGTCAAACGTATATTTTGAACACAAAGAGTCAAAACATGATTATTGTtgtaaattaacaataataatttcataatttccgcTGTATATAGATATAATCCTTGCAATACGTTTGATATaacgtaagatttttttttagcattcttagtatttgcagaaatatttttgaacaattgataaaaaaatattaactaaaacttttatCGATATTATTCATTTACTATTGAAACGTGTTCATTATTTTCTTGAACACCCTATTAAGGTTTCCGACTAGATTGTAAAATGGCATTTCCCAGAAAAAATCGGAacttttttaaggatttaaaaacaaaatctaaattttgtagATTCTAAAATAGTCtctattttaatatatgcaaaatagAAGTACAGATAcagctattttattaaaatgcaaaagatgAAAATGAACTAGTGATATTTCCAAACGGAAATGAGCGATTTATTTTTGCCGtaaatttctctaataataatatttgaaatgtttatattagCTCCCTTCTTAACCAGACCCATCTGTTTATTTTaggtagttttattaaaaaagttggaAAGAGGAATCTGTTTCTAATGTATTtggatgcaaatatattttttaagcgcattttctgaagaatgaatattttgttatgattgattcacggaaaataactcaaaagcaaTTTATGCACGAAAGCATGAACCTCCATGCATGTGTTCAAATACATGCACATTTTAAATGCATGGGCCAAACACCTTCAAAGGTGTAAAACACGAATTTTAAGATAGCTTTATTTGTCATGTTTTACAGATGTTTTCAATTCAAAACATAgataaattttggcaaaaaaaatcattaacggcaagtagaaatgtttataaaatatttatttattaaattaatttttatcttaaggTTTGTTATATTCTAGATAGTTCAAGAGACGTATATatgcgaaataaaaattaaatatttatttttttaacttaagcaGTTTTTTCTAGCATTAAAGTTTGTGCTAAAATTACATTAAGTaatcagtttttttcaaaaaccaaTGGCAATGTATACCTTTTCCTCCTAATTATAACCTTTTAGGCGATTTCAGTTACTTTGCACGATACATTTTTtatgcaacatttttaaaaaaattgtctctaaACCTAATCGTATATCTTAAGTTGATTCCATTATTGTTATTGCATTCAATATCTATTCATTACCCAATGGGAGATTTTCTCTGTATTATAATTGAATCAGTGAGAAGAACAacaatacaaattccatccatacTGAATTCCACCATCAATTTTATGTATCCGttcaatgaattttgatttaaacatttaatataagaGCAATACTAAACTAGCTTCCCTTTGTTGACTCCCAGTATGTAATCTTGTatggatataaaatatatctgtcCAAACATTAAACGAGATTTTCTTGAACTGGGAATTTCGGACTGATACTGCTGTTCTTTTTACAGATCCAGTTTgtcacataatatattttaaaagagataattataattctttcatatttttttagatgtctgtgacaaatttcattatttttatcttggTGCCACTCGTCACATGCGAGGGTGATGTGGTGCTGTTTCATGCGGAGAATACTACTGCTGAACTGGAAGCCTACTATGTCGAAGAACATGCCTGGTGTCCCCCGGCAAGAGAAATTCTACCCTGCACGTGCGATGGACCTCCTCATTTTTTGCTCTTCCAATGCGATAGAATAACTGAACTATCCAGCATTATACAAGCTACCCAATCAGTGCCATACTTCAAGAATTTCGGTAAATTCAGTCTCACTAATTCCAGGATAACTAGTCTGGAAGCCAATGTTTTGGGTTACCTTCATTTCGAGTATATCTTCATGAGAAAGAATACAATCACTTCTATCGATAAGGAATTTTTCGATTCATCGAGGGATACATTGATAAGAATCGAAATCGTTCACAACGATGTGGAAAAGTTTCCCTTTCGGGAATTGTCCGCCTTTCCGAAGTTGGAATACATAAGCTTGAAATACAATTCCATTAAAAGAATACCCGATGAAGCATTTGGCAGAGTTGTGaatgacaaaataaaacaaattgatttaTCTTTCAATAAGATTAATCATATAGGTGCTAATGCGTTTAAGTATCTGACGAAATTGGAAAAATTGGATTTACGCTATAATAAGCTGAGGGTGCTCAACAACTTGGCATTTTCTTCTTTCCAAGAGAACTCTAAGTTGATTCTTCATcttggaaataataaaatcatgt is a window encoding:
- the LOC129981552 gene encoding oplophorus-luciferin 2-monooxygenase non-catalytic subunit-like; translated protein: MSVTNFIIFILVPLVTCEGDVVLFHAENTTAELEAYYVEEHAWCPPAREILPCTCDGPPHFLLFQCDRITELSSIIQATQSVPYFKNFGKFSLTNSRITSLEANVLGYLHFEYIFMRKNTITSIDKEFFDSSRDTLIRIEIVHNDVEKFPFRELSAFPKLEYISLKYNSIKRIPDEAFGRVVNDKIKQIDLSFNKINHIGANAFKYLTKLEKLDLRYNKLRVLNNLAFSSFQENSKLILHLGNNKIMFIAEDTFQNQVFKSLNLTDNNLTTLQEKAFRGILKRMAERRTGTISVGENRFRCTCDKAEWLVRLPTLYKLPILEFECADKDKKSLQELTLQDIGCLGS